In one window of Helianthus annuus cultivar XRQ/B chromosome 17, HanXRQr2.0-SUNRISE, whole genome shotgun sequence DNA:
- the LOC110923944 gene encoding uncharacterized mitochondrial protein AtMg00810-like codes for MKFHRCSQEQAVYRRTVGTDILLIGVYVDDLIVTGSNLKLIIEFKHGMAKNFEMSDLGMLTYYFGIEVSQSKDEIKIKQEAYAKKILTGAGMINCNPTNVPIDLNVEVSKFEDEEDFDATRYRKMVGCLRYLLQTRPDLAFSVGVASRYMQCPKQSHAALIKQILRYLKGTFSYGITYTRGENMLVGYSDSSHNINPDDGRSTTGHVFYFESSPITWCSQKQSIVALSSCEAEYMAASAAACQAVWLKELIGELLDKKIQAAVLRVDNTSAIALVRNPVFHGRSKHIKSRFHYIRECVDREDIVVEHVSGIDQKADILTKALGKIKFKEMTEKLGVEDLSDTSSKFRG; via the coding sequence atGAAATTTCACCGGTGCTCGCAAGAACAAGCCGTATACCGAAGAACCGTTGGAACGGACATCTTATTAATCGGCGTGTACGTGGACGATTTAATTGTGACGGGTTCAAACTTGAAACTTATTATAGAGTTTAAGCACGGGATGGCTAAAAACTTTGAAATGTCGGATTTGGGAATGCTTACTTATTATTTTGGAATTGAAGTGTCGCAGAGCAAGGACGAGATAAAAATTAAGCAAGAGGCGTATGCAAAGAAAATACTGACGGGAGCCGGTATGATTAACTGCAATCCTACTAATGTTCCCATAGACCTGAACGTGGAAGTTTCTAAATTTGAAGACGAAGAAGattttgatgcaacgagatatCGAAAGATGGTCGGGTGTCTCCGGTACCTTTTACAGACTCGACCAGATTTGGCGTTTTCGGTCGGAGTAGCCAGTCGGTATATGCAATGCCCGAAGCAATCTCATGCAGCTCTCATCAAGCAAATTCTTCGCTACTTAAAAGGTACTTTTAGTTATGGCATTACCTATACTCGAGGAGAAAATATGTTGGTCGGTTACAGTGATAGTAGTCACAACATAAATCCGGACGATGGAAGAAGTACTACGGGACACGTGTTTTATTTTGAGTCTTCCCCAATTACTTGGTGTTCTCAAAAGCAAAGTATAGTTGCTTTATCATCGTGTGAGGCGGAGTATATGGCGGCTAGTGCAGCCGCGTGTCAGGCGGTTTGGCTAAAAGAATTAATTGGTGAATTACTCGACAAGAAAATTCAAGCGGCGGTGTTACGTGTTGATAATACATCGGCAATAGCTCTCGTGAGGAACCCGGTTTTCCATGGAAGAAGCAAACACATTAAATCCCGGTTTCACTATATTCGGGAATGTGTTGATCGTGAAGATATCGTGGTCGAGCATGTTAGTGGCATTGATCAAAAGGCGGATATTTTGACGAAGGCTCTTGGGAAGATCAAGTTCAAGGAGATGACTGAAAAGCTTGGAGTTGAAGACTTGTCAGATACGAGTTCGAAATTCCGGGGGTGA